Below is a genomic region from Telmatobacter sp. DSM 110680.
CCGTCTTGCGGGCGATTCTCTAGCCCAAATCGAAATCAGAATCCGTTCTTCAGAGCGCGTCCCGAGTACATTGCGTTCTGCAGCATCGCCTTCTTGTCTTTGGAATCCTTGTCCTTGTCGTCGTCCTTTTTGTCGTCTTTACCCCACGTCCAGTAGAGCCCGAGATACGCGTAATTCTCGGTGCGGCCCGCGATAGAGTGGCCATAGGCAAACAAAAGCTGCATGGTGTCTTCGCCCTTCAAGTGCCAGTAGCCGCCCGCGTCGATCATGGTTGACGCCTGCGCCTGTGGTGTCAGAGGCCCTTCGCCGCCATGCGCAAAAATCTCCCCGGCAAGCTCGAGCTTCTTGCTCACTTCACGCTTCAACAAAAATCCGCCATACGGAAAATCGTGGAACCCATCCTGCGGGACTACCGTCTCGCCTGCCCCGCCATCGAAGAGCCACTTGCCCTCGTTTTTCTGCAGCCACAACGGCAGTCGGTACCAGACCTTGCCGACACCCAGGCCCTTGTCGGAATTGCCGGTCGGCATCTCAAACATGGTGAATGTGCCGATCTGGGGAATGGCCTTCGTCTCCTTGATGATCGCCAGTTTCACGCCCAATTCCATGTCGGTCAGCCCGGTCGCGCTTGGCCCCGAGCCGGATGGAGCGTACGTGGGATTATTTGCGGGACGAATTCCGCCAAACGGAAGGATTGCGTGCAGCTGCACCCGTGGCACCACGCCCCAGTTGAATTCAAATGCCGGCCCGGAGTAATCCGTTTCCGCTGGCGTCCCGTCTGTAGTGCCGAAAATGTAAAACTCGTAATGCTTGAAATCCACCGGCACCGGATCGTCAACCTGAAACGGCGGACCTTGGGCCCAGAGCTTTGCGCCGCCCAGGCACAGAAAGATAAACACCGTCGATTGGAAGGCGAGCGGCGTGATTCGCAGTAGATATTTCTTCAATTGAGGGGGAAATCGCACCGTTGAGGAAGCCATCTCCAGCCGAAGTTATATCGAATTTCGATAACAGTCAAGACTGTTGGAACGATCGCGGTATATTTGTTTTTGTGGCAGATCAGAAACGCCAGCTCTTCGACGGCCTCATCCGCATCCACGTGCTCCTGCACGCTGTGCACGAGCCTATTTTTGGTCTCGCCATGATGAAGGAACTGGAGCATCACGGATACAGCATTGGCCCCGGCACTCTTTATCCACTCCTGCACGGGCTCGAAAAATCGGGCCTGTTGCGCTCAGCATTCGATCGGGTGGAAGGGCGACGTCGACGGCTATATAAAATCACGCCCGCGGGAAAGCGTGCTCTCGAAAAAGCAAAGTTAAAGGTAGATGAACTTTACGACGAGCTTCACGAAGAGCATCCGCGCAAAGTGACCGGCAAAGATCGGCCAGGATGAGTGGGATCTCCATCTCGACTATCGTCGATTATGTGCTGGCTGTTTGTGTTCTCGCGGCGCTCGTTGCCTCTGTGATTATGTGCGCGGCGGACGCAAAGCGGCGGGGCAAATCGCCAGTGCTGATCAGTCTGATGGTGATTCTGTTTTTTCCTGTGGGCCTGTTCGTGTGGCTCGTCTTCCGACGCAAAAACCAACGGCCCTGATCGGAAGATAGACTTTCCTTGATCTTCGCGCCCAGTAGTTGAATCGCTATCCGGCCAGCGCCTGCTTCACCATATCGCTCACGATGCGGCCTTCTGCGCGCACCCCCACCTGTCCAAGCCGCGCCTGCACCGCCTTGATCACCGGACCCATATCTTTGGGCGTCGGTGCGTGCCCCGTTGCGTTTGCGTGCTCGGCAATCACCTCAGCGACCATTGCCCGCAGGCCAGCTTCGTCCATCGCCTTGGGGAGAAACTCCTCGATCACCACGATCTCCGCAGCTTCCTTCGCTGCCAGTTCGGGTCGGTTCCCTTTTGTGAACTGCTCAATGGAATCCCGCCGCTGCTTGATCATCGTAGCCAGCGCCTGCTGCTCTTCAGCCGGCGTCAGCGGCCCCCGCTTCTCGATCGCCTTGTTCTTCAGCGCGTTCTTGATCAGTCGCAGCGTTTGCGTGCGCTCGGCGTCATGGAGCTTCAATGCGGTTATAACCTGCTGG
It encodes:
- a CDS encoding GatB/YqeY domain-containing protein — its product is MDAGALEAQISQQVITALKLHDAERTQTLRLIKNALKNKAIEKRGPLTPAEEQQALATMIKQRRDSIEQFTKGNRPELAAKEAAEIVVIEEFLPKAMDEAGLRAMVAEVIAEHANATGHAPTPKDMGPVIKAVQARLGQVGVRAEGRIVSDMVKQALAG
- a CDS encoding PadR family transcriptional regulator encodes the protein MADQKRQLFDGLIRIHVLLHAVHEPIFGLAMMKELEHHGYSIGPGTLYPLLHGLEKSGLLRSAFDRVEGRRRRLYKITPAGKRALEKAKLKVDELYDELHEEHPRKVTGKDRPG